In Rhodopirellula islandica, the following proteins share a genomic window:
- a CDS encoding sigma-54-dependent transcriptional regulator produces the protein MPSLLVIDDDRTILALAERALAPIADVSVAADAATGLNQIREGNFDAVLLDIQLPDQNGLAVYCEIREHDRRIPVIFMTVEAASKTAIEAMQLGAFDYIAKPLNVESLRDLVEKAIEQRQISSVPVAISADDEGGDQSAELFIGRSPVMLDVFKAVGKVAKQDVPILVRGESGTGKELVARALFQYSHRSDETFLAVNCAALPDNLLESELFGHEKGAFTGAESRRIGKFEQCNGGTLFLDEIGDMAPSVQAKVLRVLQEQRFERVGGNKELTTNVRIIAATNRPLEQMVVDGDYREDLLYRLNGVTIELPPLRDRLSDVPALIRFFLAQAKIEFNKPDLEGLSPEAVDLLTVYEWPGNVRQLRAVIRRCVLDTVMPVITPDTLPDAIAGPRPNGNKPDAKSAETLENQAPGSQLPQLVKRLLKEKSTNVYGEAMEYMERFVILQVLQATDGNQSQAAEILGITRGKLRDRINSYNIVLKSDIAVES, from the coding sequence ATGCCCAGCCTTCTTGTCATCGACGATGACCGAACCATCTTGGCGCTCGCCGAGAGAGCGTTGGCTCCCATCGCGGACGTGTCGGTCGCCGCCGATGCCGCAACCGGACTGAACCAAATCCGGGAGGGCAATTTCGATGCGGTGCTTCTGGACATTCAGCTCCCTGACCAAAATGGCCTCGCCGTTTACTGTGAAATTCGCGAGCACGATCGACGCATCCCCGTGATCTTCATGACGGTGGAAGCGGCCAGCAAAACCGCGATCGAAGCGATGCAACTGGGGGCGTTCGACTACATCGCCAAGCCGCTCAACGTCGAGTCGCTTCGTGACCTGGTTGAGAAGGCGATCGAACAGCGGCAAATTAGCAGTGTCCCAGTCGCGATCTCTGCCGATGACGAGGGCGGAGACCAATCCGCCGAACTGTTCATCGGTCGCTCACCGGTCATGCTGGACGTTTTCAAGGCAGTCGGAAAGGTCGCCAAGCAGGACGTTCCCATTCTCGTGCGAGGCGAGAGCGGGACGGGCAAGGAGTTGGTTGCTCGGGCATTGTTTCAATACAGCCATCGCAGCGACGAAACCTTTCTCGCGGTGAACTGCGCTGCACTCCCAGACAATTTGCTCGAGAGCGAACTGTTCGGCCACGAAAAAGGAGCCTTCACCGGCGCCGAATCGCGGCGGATCGGTAAGTTTGAACAGTGCAACGGCGGAACCCTGTTTCTCGACGAAATCGGAGACATGGCACCGTCGGTTCAAGCCAAGGTTCTTCGCGTGCTGCAGGAACAACGCTTTGAACGCGTCGGTGGCAATAAAGAGCTGACCACCAACGTCCGCATCATTGCCGCTACAAACCGACCACTCGAACAGATGGTGGTGGACGGAGACTATCGAGAGGACCTGCTGTATCGTCTCAACGGGGTCACCATCGAACTGCCGCCACTGAGGGATCGCCTGAGTGACGTGCCCGCGTTGATTCGATTCTTCCTGGCGCAAGCCAAGATAGAATTCAACAAACCTGACCTGGAAGGCCTGTCCCCCGAAGCGGTTGACTTGCTGACAGTTTACGAGTGGCCCGGAAACGTTCGCCAACTTCGCGCCGTCATCCGTCGCTGTGTTCTCGACACAGTGATGCCTGTGATCACACCGGACACCCTGCCGGACGCGATTGCTGGTCCCAGACCAAACGGAAACAAACCCGATGCAAAGTCGGCTGAAACACTCGAAAACCAAGCCCCCGGCAGTCAGCTTCCACAACTGGTGAAGCGACTGTTGAAGGAGAAGTCGACGAATGTGTATGGTGAAGCGATGGAGTACATGGAACGTTTCGTCATCCTGCAGGTCCTGCAAGCGACCGACGGCAATCAAAGCCAGGCCGCTGAAATTCTAGGAATCACCCGTGGGAAACTTCGAGACCGAATCAATTCGTACAACATCGTTCTGAAGAGCGACATCGCGGTTGAGTCCTGA
- a CDS encoding Hpt domain-containing protein codes for MNEAQRERFAAALQRVAGDEDMLVMLANIAAEDGPPMLKQVHESVDNGDWNEAARTGHALKGLLSTFEAGSPVDQLQPFIDAARSEDAAAAQRTHASVEPKLEQLMVEIETLARGVE; via the coding sequence ATGAACGAAGCCCAACGCGAACGTTTTGCTGCTGCTCTTCAGCGAGTTGCCGGCGACGAAGACATGCTCGTGATGCTCGCCAACATTGCTGCCGAAGACGGGCCTCCGATGCTGAAACAGGTTCACGAATCCGTCGACAATGGCGACTGGAACGAGGCCGCTCGAACGGGACATGCGCTCAAGGGACTGCTGAGCACCTTTGAAGCTGGTTCACCAGTCGATCAACTGCAGCCATTCATTGATGCTGCCAGAAGCGAAGACGCCGCCGCTGCCCAGCGTACCCACGCATCGGTGGAACCCAAGCTCGAGCAGCTGATGGTGGAAATTGAGACGCTTGCTCGCGGCGTTGAGTGA
- a CDS encoding YqaE/Pmp3 family membrane protein, translating into MTTIAKNENTVLKVLLAILLPPLAVYMDKGVGTQFLLNIVLTLVGFWIIGIIHALIVVL; encoded by the coding sequence ATGACAACCATTGCAAAAAACGAAAACACCGTCCTGAAAGTTCTACTCGCGATTCTGCTGCCGCCCTTGGCTGTCTACATGGACAAGGGCGTTGGGACTCAGTTCCTTCTGAACATCGTGCTGACCTTGGTCGGATTTTGGATCATCGGAATCATCCACGCCTTGATTGTCGTGCTCTAA
- a CDS encoding DUF421 domain-containing protein, giving the protein MFEKWIDISSTEIAGILLTAFFAYAAVMVYTRVTGLRSFSKMSAPDFAMTIATGSILGATISQPSPTLFAGSLALLSLFTLQWAVAFFRRRSRKFSACIDNQPVLLMAGSTILHENLHRANLTVNDLMGKLRESNACSLNDVQAVVFETTGDISVLHSKSNEPIDPLLLQNVYDAQRLIAD; this is encoded by the coding sequence ATGTTCGAAAAATGGATTGATATTTCCTCGACTGAGATCGCAGGGATTCTTTTGACAGCGTTCTTTGCGTACGCCGCGGTGATGGTTTACACACGCGTCACGGGCCTACGCAGCTTCTCAAAGATGTCGGCTCCTGATTTTGCGATGACCATCGCGACCGGATCCATCCTGGGTGCAACCATTTCGCAGCCATCTCCCACCTTGTTTGCAGGATCGCTGGCGCTGCTGTCCCTGTTCACGCTTCAGTGGGCCGTCGCGTTCTTCCGCCGTCGCTCGAGAAAGTTCAGCGCGTGCATCGACAACCAACCGGTTCTGTTGATGGCAGGCTCCACGATCCTTCACGAAAATCTTCATCGAGCGAATTTGACTGTAAACGATTTGATGGGAAAACTGCGAGAGTCCAACGCCTGCAGCCTCAACGATGTCCAAGCGGTTGTCTTTGAAACCACCGGTGATATTTCTGTCCTGCATTCGAAATCGAACGAACCCATTGATCCGCTCCTGTTGCAGAACGTTTACGATGCACAGCGACTGATCGCTGATTGA
- a CDS encoding endonuclease/exonuclease/phosphatase family protein — protein MLTTFNSVIYLLFAVLALGSLAPLSSHPHWFIRGWDYPRVQIVLIAIVAAVAFFAVNSFGAEPPAISWKSITVLAVAIAAWHLFRIVPYTFVAPTQATAWDPPQSSGVSAEQRRFRMLVTNVEMENGQFEQWSRVVEQTDADVVIAAEIDGRWTSTLEKLKPIFPHQIIYPQDNWYGMAMLSRLPILESEIRFRVQDDVPSIDAMIELPSGEAIRVIGVHPRPPEPIRDNDATARDAELVLWGKELAEDDRPIVIGGDLNDVAWSPSTRLFLRLSQLLDPRRGRGFYNSFHADHVWMRFPLDHVFHSTHFAIRELKRMEHVGSDHFPILIDLQYQPVLKDEQRPLEEKASDEEEAEEKLRRAAESEEINTVSAFFPARTPSIT, from the coding sequence ATGCTGACCACATTCAACTCAGTCATCTATTTGCTGTTCGCTGTGCTGGCACTTGGCTCGCTTGCGCCATTGAGTTCGCATCCTCACTGGTTCATTCGTGGTTGGGACTACCCTCGCGTTCAAATTGTGTTGATTGCGATTGTCGCCGCCGTCGCATTCTTCGCGGTGAATTCCTTCGGCGCAGAACCTCCTGCCATCAGCTGGAAATCGATCACCGTTCTCGCCGTCGCCATCGCGGCTTGGCACCTGTTTCGGATCGTTCCTTACACCTTTGTTGCGCCAACCCAAGCCACCGCCTGGGATCCGCCCCAATCCAGTGGCGTCTCCGCTGAACAACGTCGATTCCGGATGCTGGTGACCAACGTGGAAATGGAAAATGGCCAGTTCGAACAATGGTCGCGGGTCGTTGAACAGACGGATGCCGACGTGGTCATCGCAGCGGAGATCGACGGGCGATGGACATCGACCCTCGAAAAGTTGAAGCCGATCTTCCCGCATCAAATCATCTACCCGCAAGACAATTGGTACGGGATGGCGATGCTGTCTCGGTTACCAATTCTCGAAAGTGAAATTCGGTTTCGAGTCCAAGACGATGTCCCTTCGATCGACGCGATGATTGAGCTTCCCAGCGGCGAAGCCATCCGCGTGATCGGAGTTCATCCGCGTCCTCCAGAACCCATCCGCGACAACGACGCGACAGCTCGCGACGCGGAGTTGGTTCTGTGGGGAAAAGAACTGGCGGAAGACGATCGTCCGATCGTGATCGGTGGCGACTTGAACGACGTTGCTTGGTCACCATCCACCCGATTGTTCTTGCGACTGAGCCAACTGCTGGATCCTCGTCGAGGCCGCGGCTTCTACAATTCCTTTCACGCCGATCACGTTTGGATGCGATTCCCGCTCGACCATGTTTTTCACTCCACCCACTTTGCGATCCGCGAACTCAAACGCATGGAGCATGTTGGTTCGGATCACTTTCCGATTCTCATCGACCTGCAATATCAACCCGTGCTGAAAGACGAGCAACGCCCTTTGGAGGAAAAGGCCAGCGATGAGGAAGAGGCCGAAGAAAAGCTGCGTCGAGCCGCTGAGTCAGAGGAGATCAACACCGTCTCGGCCTTCTTTCCCGCCCGAACGCCGTCGATCACCTGA
- a CDS encoding CDP-alcohol phosphatidyltransferase family protein, with protein MAKWIAYGVHMFTASGIIPAAFAMHEITQPDCDPRWVFGWLLLTTLIDAVDGPLARRFHVKTRAPAIDGRTIDDLLDYLTFAFIPLMLAWRMGWMPVGFGFTVSLAMGASLFGFAHREAKDERHGFFRGFPSYWNIAVFYAGIMHAWWGPWPVAVLLWLLAGLTVAPIHLIYPNQAPRRHRRWLLLGSAVWSLALLAMLPSYPQPPMWLAFLSLVYPIVYVAISIRLWRQRPRDLPLESTQQSSLASQSSPPERSCS; from the coding sequence ATGGCAAAGTGGATCGCCTACGGCGTGCACATGTTCACCGCGTCCGGCATCATCCCTGCCGCGTTTGCGATGCACGAGATCACGCAGCCCGACTGTGATCCGCGCTGGGTCTTTGGGTGGCTCTTGTTGACCACCCTCATCGATGCCGTCGATGGTCCGCTTGCACGCCGCTTTCACGTGAAGACGCGAGCTCCGGCAATCGACGGCAGGACGATCGATGATCTGCTGGACTACCTCACCTTCGCGTTCATTCCGCTGATGCTGGCCTGGCGAATGGGTTGGATGCCAGTCGGGTTTGGCTTCACAGTTTCCTTGGCGATGGGAGCCAGCCTGTTCGGATTCGCTCATCGCGAAGCCAAGGACGAGCGTCACGGCTTCTTTCGCGGATTCCCGTCGTACTGGAACATTGCTGTCTTCTACGCAGGAATCATGCACGCTTGGTGGGGCCCTTGGCCCGTCGCCGTGCTGCTCTGGTTGCTGGCTGGGTTGACTGTGGCACCGATCCATTTGATTTACCCCAACCAAGCACCGCGTCGTCATCGGCGTTGGTTGTTGCTGGGGTCCGCGGTCTGGAGCTTGGCCCTGCTCGCGATGCTTCCGTCCTATCCTCAACCGCCCATGTGGCTGGCGTTCCTCTCGCTCGTTTATCCCATCGTGTACGTCGCCATTTCGATCCGCCTCTGGCGTCAACGCCCTCGAGATTTACCACTGGAATCCACCCAGCAAAGTTCTTTGGCGAGCCAGTCATCTCCACCGGAAAGGTCGTGCAGTTGA
- a CDS encoding response regulator has product MPTTSPDQTDHPRRCVIADDVRVIREQLGHWMRELGYSVVHASCGATALTELRREPTDLVIADIDMPHVSGLHLLQTVRSDADPKVAAIPVIVSSSLEDGEIHRMIAVLGGNAYLRKPVSKEQVVGCVRFITQSNNPMPPGDCSAAAHSVSSRFRRIASEFREF; this is encoded by the coding sequence ATGCCAACAACATCGCCCGACCAAACGGATCACCCCCGCCGGTGTGTGATCGCGGATGACGTTCGTGTCATCCGAGAGCAATTGGGACACTGGATGCGAGAACTGGGATACTCGGTCGTGCACGCGTCTTGTGGCGCAACGGCGCTGACGGAGTTGCGTCGCGAACCGACCGATCTGGTGATCGCAGACATCGACATGCCCCATGTCAGCGGCCTGCATCTGCTGCAAACCGTTCGATCTGACGCAGACCCGAAGGTTGCCGCCATTCCTGTGATCGTTTCAAGCAGTTTGGAAGATGGTGAAATCCATCGAATGATTGCGGTCCTCGGTGGAAACGCCTATTTGAGGAAGCCGGTCTCCAAGGAACAGGTGGTCGGCTGCGTGCGTTTCATCACTCAAAGCAACAACCCAATGCCGCCAGGCGATTGCTCGGCAGCGGCGCATTCCGTCTCGTCACGATTCCGACGGATCGCATCGGAATTCCGCGAATTCTGA
- a CDS encoding chemotaxis protein CheB: MADTNSPDDAPIDSETGRVDSNPTVRATPQHVVGIGASAGGLEALEKLFGKMPVATGMSFVVVQHLSPDFKSHMDDLLRRVTNIPVEVVDNGVQVQPDTIYLIPAKKEMVISNGKLLLTDRGIEKVLTHPIDQFLRSLAQDVRERAIGIILSGTGSDGSRGVVEISNNHGLVVIQDPATCKFDSMPMNARNTGQVDLELAPERMGEALQQYLFDGQKSITDHPSKMEEIQRSGLERVFQLLKQNHGIDFNHYKVGTVHRRIQRRMDLLHLDDLTQYVAHINEHADEVNELYRDLLIGVTKFFRDRDAFDALENRVIPELIERAEDTIRIWVCGCATGEEAYSIAMMMREGIERSARNLDFKMFATDPHRGSLQTAATGFYSEAQLNEISQERRDRFFTRRDNGYVVKDSLRRSVVFAAQNVINDPPFTQMDLVSCRNMLIYLQSPAQRKTLSLFHFALKANGILFLGPSESVGDIGDEFDAINSQWKLFRKRRDVRLPIELRMPLTNQSLPRMTASPPTTVVAPSTRRGDNLLEIYNVLLADKMPPSVVIDTDYRIIHTFPGMNQYLRVPDGTPSDNVLHMVSKELRASIGAAVTQAVKQNKAVHYHGIPSPIDGPNWVLDLIVQPYQIPKSAETCILVQFKSSEIQSVVREAATDSTGEDSATETMLDFSSAAHARIEDLEQELNFNRQNLQATIEELETSNEELQATNEEMVASNEELQSTNEELQSVNEELYSVNAELQIRVNELNEANADMVNLLATTRVGVVFLDSELRIRRVTPEISRLLSIEQDDAGRLFESFIHPIDDKQFLERIQTVRDNRIEIEWEVTCRESSYLVRALPYLRNHEASGVVLAFIDVNVLRKAELDVLKFKFMADENIDALVLLDQNGKISYANRKMCEQLGYAQEELSGQLFSRFKSEMDPQTYDERLQKSHENRGDVFESWHRRKDATEFPVEIALTPVTLQNRPCLFASIRDISLRKSHEAQMRLLSKAIESAANGIVITDCSQSDHPIMFVNQGFMDMTGFSEQEILGHNCRFLQGHGTDPETIQSIHRALDRGESVRELIKNYRKDGEPFWNDLYITPVHNEHDQLTHFVGVQNDVTERIESARQTETNERTIRLLMDSTAEGIFGLDVDGTCTFSNEKAARMLGYRCGSEIIGLELADLAKPCDAEGHPVERQQLQILSAIHNGEALNRYDERFCRQDGGSFPVEYWCHPIHEDDKIIGAVVTFVDIEDRLRVETELREAKLAADAANDAKSHFLANMSHELRTPLSAMLGFTKILQEDPDESTIQEYLATIQRNGDYLLRLLGDVLDLSRIEANKFTTANNSVSLGELLGDIFETMKMRTQDYENTLHFDVSEPLPQTITTDSARFRQIMINLIANAIKFAPKGRVDVIVRSEGDEGQTYLLLKVVDNGIGIADEKLRTLFQPFVQADATISNRFGGTGLGLSITKRLVNALGGTIQVNSTEGEGSEFAIRLPVDPIGPMSHLTIQLSDEKDNDNLKTTIDQDIQLNSRILIADDMRDVRFVAQHFLKKAGCEVEVAENGRQAVDMIVAAIANGSPFELCLMDMQMPELDGLGAVRELRNRGIEMPVIALTADAMKGTRRRLISEGFDEYLSKPLKVNRLLRIAKGLLDG, from the coding sequence ATGGCTGATACCAACTCTCCCGACGACGCCCCCATCGACTCAGAAACCGGGCGCGTCGACAGCAATCCAACCGTCCGTGCAACTCCGCAGCACGTGGTTGGGATTGGGGCCTCAGCGGGCGGCTTGGAAGCCCTTGAAAAACTGTTCGGGAAGATGCCTGTTGCCACAGGCATGTCCTTCGTCGTCGTTCAGCATTTGTCACCGGACTTCAAGAGCCACATGGATGACTTGTTACGACGAGTCACCAACATTCCGGTGGAGGTGGTCGACAACGGGGTCCAAGTCCAGCCGGACACCATCTATTTGATCCCTGCGAAAAAGGAGATGGTGATCAGCAATGGCAAGCTCCTGCTCACCGACCGAGGGATTGAAAAAGTCCTGACGCACCCCATCGATCAATTCCTAAGATCACTGGCGCAAGACGTTCGCGAACGTGCCATTGGGATCATCCTTTCCGGGACCGGCAGTGATGGGTCGCGAGGAGTCGTCGAGATCAGCAACAACCATGGCTTGGTTGTGATTCAAGATCCTGCGACTTGTAAATTTGACTCGATGCCCATGAACGCTCGCAACACGGGTCAGGTCGACCTGGAATTGGCACCGGAGCGGATGGGCGAAGCCTTGCAGCAATATCTGTTCGACGGACAGAAATCGATCACCGATCATCCCTCCAAGATGGAAGAAATCCAACGTTCCGGTTTGGAACGAGTCTTCCAGCTGCTCAAACAAAATCACGGGATTGATTTCAATCACTACAAAGTGGGAACGGTTCACCGCCGTATTCAGCGGCGAATGGACCTGCTTCATCTGGACGACCTCACTCAGTACGTCGCCCATATCAACGAACATGCCGATGAAGTGAATGAGCTGTATCGCGATTTGTTGATCGGCGTCACCAAATTCTTTCGCGATCGGGATGCGTTCGATGCCCTTGAAAATCGAGTCATCCCAGAACTGATCGAGCGTGCTGAAGACACCATCCGCATTTGGGTTTGTGGATGCGCGACCGGAGAGGAGGCCTACTCGATCGCCATGATGATGCGGGAAGGCATCGAGCGGTCGGCCCGAAATCTCGATTTCAAAATGTTCGCGACCGACCCGCATCGTGGATCCCTGCAAACGGCGGCCACCGGTTTCTATTCCGAAGCTCAACTCAACGAAATCTCTCAGGAACGACGCGATCGATTTTTCACTCGCCGAGACAACGGCTATGTGGTCAAGGATTCACTCCGAAGAAGCGTCGTCTTTGCAGCACAAAACGTGATCAACGATCCCCCCTTCACGCAGATGGACTTGGTGTCGTGCCGCAACATGCTGATCTACCTGCAGTCACCGGCACAACGCAAAACGTTGTCCCTGTTTCACTTCGCCTTGAAAGCGAACGGGATTCTGTTCTTGGGCCCTAGCGAAAGCGTCGGCGACATTGGCGATGAATTTGATGCGATCAATTCTCAATGGAAGCTTTTTCGAAAGCGTCGGGACGTTCGCCTGCCCATCGAACTGCGGATGCCGCTGACCAACCAATCGCTCCCAAGGATGACCGCCAGCCCGCCAACAACCGTCGTCGCCCCTTCGACACGACGCGGCGACAACCTGCTCGAGATCTACAACGTTCTGTTGGCCGACAAGATGCCCCCGAGCGTGGTGATCGACACAGACTACCGAATCATTCACACCTTCCCAGGAATGAACCAGTACTTGCGGGTCCCAGATGGAACCCCATCGGACAACGTTCTGCACATGGTCTCCAAGGAATTGCGAGCCTCCATCGGCGCCGCGGTGACCCAGGCCGTCAAGCAGAACAAAGCCGTCCATTACCACGGCATTCCGTCGCCCATCGACGGCCCCAATTGGGTGCTGGACTTGATCGTCCAGCCCTACCAAATCCCCAAATCGGCCGAGACTTGCATCCTTGTCCAATTCAAGTCTTCCGAGATCCAAAGCGTCGTCCGTGAAGCCGCGACGGATTCGACCGGCGAAGATTCTGCCACCGAAACCATGTTGGACTTTTCGTCGGCGGCTCACGCGCGAATTGAGGACCTGGAACAAGAACTCAATTTCAACCGCCAGAACCTTCAGGCCACGATCGAAGAACTCGAAACCTCCAACGAGGAACTCCAAGCGACCAACGAAGAAATGGTCGCCAGCAATGAAGAACTGCAGAGCACCAACGAGGAACTGCAAAGCGTCAACGAAGAGCTTTACAGCGTCAACGCCGAACTTCAAATCCGCGTCAATGAACTGAACGAAGCCAACGCGGACATGGTCAACCTCTTGGCGACCACGCGTGTTGGAGTGGTGTTCTTGGACAGTGAACTTCGCATTCGACGCGTCACCCCCGAAATTTCGCGTTTGTTGTCCATCGAACAGGATGACGCCGGCCGATTGTTCGAGTCGTTCATTCACCCCATTGATGACAAACAATTCCTGGAACGTATTCAAACCGTTCGTGACAACCGCATCGAAATCGAATGGGAGGTCACCTGCCGCGAGTCGTCCTACCTGGTCCGAGCGCTGCCCTACCTTCGCAATCACGAAGCCAGCGGTGTCGTGCTCGCCTTCATTGACGTCAACGTTCTTCGAAAAGCCGAACTGGACGTCCTGAAGTTTAAATTCATGGCGGATGAGAACATCGATGCACTGGTGTTGCTCGACCAAAACGGAAAGATCAGCTACGCCAATCGCAAGATGTGCGAGCAACTGGGGTACGCCCAAGAGGAATTGTCTGGGCAATTGTTCTCCCGTTTCAAATCGGAGATGGACCCGCAAACCTACGACGAACGACTCCAGAAATCGCACGAGAACCGCGGGGACGTCTTTGAATCCTGGCACCGCCGAAAGGATGCCACCGAGTTCCCCGTCGAGATTGCATTGACGCCCGTCACCTTGCAGAACAGACCGTGCCTGTTCGCATCGATTCGCGACATTTCGCTTCGCAAATCACACGAGGCTCAGATGCGGTTGCTCAGCAAGGCGATTGAATCCGCTGCCAATGGAATTGTGATCACGGATTGCTCGCAAAGCGACCACCCCATCATGTTCGTCAATCAAGGATTCATGGACATGACCGGATTTTCCGAGCAGGAAATCCTGGGGCACAATTGCCGCTTCTTACAAGGCCATGGTACCGATCCTGAAACGATTCAATCGATTCACCGGGCCTTGGATCGCGGTGAGTCTGTCCGAGAGCTGATCAAGAACTATCGCAAAGACGGGGAGCCGTTCTGGAACGACCTCTACATCACTCCGGTGCACAATGAACACGACCAACTGACACATTTTGTTGGCGTTCAAAACGATGTGACCGAACGCATTGAATCGGCCAGACAAACGGAAACCAATGAACGAACGATTCGTCTTTTGATGGATTCAACCGCCGAAGGCATCTTCGGCCTGGACGTCGATGGCACCTGCACCTTCAGCAATGAAAAGGCGGCCCGCATGCTGGGCTACCGTTGCGGCAGCGAAATCATTGGTCTCGAGCTGGCTGACTTGGCAAAGCCTTGTGACGCGGAAGGGCACCCAGTCGAGCGACAGCAATTGCAAATTCTCAGTGCGATCCACAACGGCGAAGCGCTCAATCGCTACGACGAACGCTTCTGCCGCCAAGATGGCGGCAGTTTCCCGGTGGAATATTGGTGTCACCCGATTCACGAGGACGACAAAATCATCGGTGCGGTGGTGACCTTTGTGGACATCGAAGATCGCCTGCGTGTCGAGACCGAGTTGCGGGAAGCCAAACTGGCGGCGGACGCCGCGAACGATGCCAAAAGTCATTTCCTGGCCAACATGAGCCACGAACTCCGCACGCCGCTGTCCGCGATGCTTGGGTTCACAAAAATTCTGCAGGAAGACCCCGACGAAAGCACCATCCAAGAATACTTGGCCACCATCCAACGCAACGGCGACTACTTGCTGCGACTGCTCGGGGATGTGCTCGATCTCTCTCGCATCGAAGCCAACAAATTCACCACCGCCAACAACAGTGTTTCTCTGGGCGAACTATTGGGGGACATCTTCGAAACCATGAAGATGCGGACTCAAGACTACGAGAACACACTGCACTTCGATGTCAGCGAACCGCTGCCACAAACCATCACCACCGACTCCGCCCGTTTTCGTCAGATCATGATCAACCTGATCGCCAATGCCATCAAGTTTGCTCCCAAAGGACGCGTTGACGTGATCGTCCGGTCCGAAGGCGACGAGGGTCAGACCTACTTGTTGCTGAAGGTGGTCGACAACGGCATCGGCATTGCCGACGAAAAACTGCGAACGCTGTTTCAACCCTTCGTGCAAGCCGATGCGACGATTTCCAATCGTTTCGGTGGCACCGGACTGGGGCTCAGCATCACCAAACGCCTCGTCAACGCGCTGGGCGGGACGATCCAGGTCAACAGCACCGAAGGGGAGGGCAGCGAGTTCGCCATCCGATTGCCGGTGGATCCAATCGGTCCCATGAGCCACCTGACGATCCAATTGAGCGATGAAAAGGACAACGACAACCTGAAGACGACGATTGACCAAGACATCCAACTCAACTCGCGAATCTTGATCGCCGACGACATGCGAGACGTTCGATTCGTGGCCCAGCACTTCCTCAAAAAGGCGGGCTGTGAAGTCGAGGTCGCCGAAAACGGACGGCAAGCCGTGGACATGATTGTCGCGGCGATCGCCAACGGTTCACCATTCGAGCTTTGTTTGATGGACATGCAAATGCCCGAACTGGATGGACTGGGCGCAGTCCGAGAACTTCGTAACCGAGGGATCGAAATGCCGGTGATCGCACTGACCGCTGACGCGATGAAAGGCACCCGCCGGCGACTGATCAGCGAGGGCTTTGACGAATACCTGAGCAAGCCGTTGAAGGTGAACCGATTGCTTCGAATCGCCAAGGGATTGCTGGACGGCTGA